One segment of Alnus glutinosa chromosome 2, dhAlnGlut1.1, whole genome shotgun sequence DNA contains the following:
- the LOC133862076 gene encoding pollen-specific leucine-rich repeat extensin-like protein 1 — MAEQRQPFRFRLPWQSAQNAPPPPRPSVGSQPPRPAVEVQRPAQPTTTVLPQQPPFRPPGIAPVQPPPSQAQAPQKTEPAPPPSSASAETQAAVQPAAPASPSRTQTRAAGSLPPSPPSPAAPQSRVASVPSSPSRTSQTQPAPQTTSQQLSSPPPRFSSQLAGQTASQSSSPTQTATQLQPTGTTKLQQTIQESSQPTPTPTDPQTSVSEQEPKPAVSQPQTSVSEQQPKPVVSQPQISVSEQQPKPVVSQPQTSASEQQPKPAVSQPQTSVFEQQPKPAVSQPQTSASEQEPKPVVSQPRIFTFEQQPKPAVSQPQTSASEQEPKPTVSQLQTSVFEQQPKLAVSQPQTSASEQEPKPTVSQLQTSVFEQQPKPAVSQPQTSASEQEPKPAVSQPQTSVSEQEPKPVVSQPRIFTFEQQPKPTVSQPQTSVSEQEPKPVVSQPRIFTFEQQPKPAVSQPQTSVSEQEPKPSVSQPRTFVFEQEPKSVVSQPQTSVSEQEPKPLVFQPRTSIFEQEPKPIESQPQSSQEPQSKARVLPSETVSKLDGGDAEPLPERKREESEGGKKVVREIIEEKKTSVPANEEPTKSTITELLTSTAVAAGTKTKELLSAAFPAKQKQKEQKEEAFDRKEAVVIQKQRTGKRMDIASSTHSKDGKTTQEPNEERLPLHEEVRKDISKIVQKLSTGHLTAENPASVVTITGENRGASMHLGLDSGKKEESVHIHRGYKLNPDESSEATSDEEGSSKVKKSKDPQNPAPSRVYINSNIQSVNNSILINSSVTERNPGVNLVVSHRQEEPIKPSGKLEPLEARRAEFNITPAEKLTYDPAVKRRCLRGLFMESSDSDPDNPEKPRRHGCRYNCEVKDKDEEIGIH, encoded by the exons ATGGCAGAGCAAAGGCAACCATTCCGTTTTCGACTCCCTTGGCAATCAGCACAGAATGCTCCTCCACCTCCACGTCCTTCAGTTGGATCACAGCCCCCTCGCCCTGCAGTTGAAGTCCAAAGACCTGCCCAACCTACCACCACTGTTCTGCCTCAGCAGCCGCCCTTTAGGCCACCCGGGATAGCCCCGGTACAGCCCCCTCCTTCCCAAGCTCAAGCACCACAAAAAACTGAACCTGCGCCACCACCATCTAGTGCATCTGCCGAAACTCAAGCTGCTGTCCAGCCAGCAGCACCTGCATCTCCTTCAAGAACGCAAACCCGGGCAGCGGGTTCTCTGCCTCCATCACCACCATCGCCTGCAGCACCTCAATCCCGAGTTGCCTCCGTGCCCTCATCGCCATCTCGCACATCTCAAACACAACCAGCACCGCAGACAACCTCTCAGCAGCTTTCGTCTCCCCCGCCTCGTTTTTCCTCTCAACTTGCTGGCCAAACGGCATCACAATCCTCTTCTCCAACTCAAACAGCCACTCAGTTACAACCAACAG gtACTACAAAATTACAACAGACAATTCAAGAAAGCTCTCAGCCTACTCCCACTCCTACTGATCCCCAAACATCTGTTTCTGAGCAAGAACCAAAGCCAGCAGTGTCTCAGCCCCAAACATCTGTCTCTGAGCAACAACCAAAGCCAGTAGTATCTCAGCCCCAAATATCTGTCTCTGAGCAACAACCAAAGCCAGTAGTGTCTCAGCCCCAAACATCTGCCTCTGAGCAACAACCAAAGCCAGCAGTGTCTCAGCCCCAAACATCTGTCTTTGAGCAACAACCAAAGCCAGCAGTGTCTCAGCCCCAAACATCTGCCTCTGAGCAAGAACCAAAGCCAGTAGTGTCTCAGCCCCGAATATTTACCTTTGAGCAACAACCAAAGCCAGCAGTGTCTCAGCCCCAAACATCTGCCTCTGAGCAAGAACCAAAGCCAACAGTGTCTCAACTCCAAACATCTGTCTTTGAGCAACAACCAAAGCTAGCAGTGTCTCAGCCCCAAACATCTGCCTCTGAGCAAGAACCAAAGCCAACAGTGTCTCAACTCCAAACATCTGTCTTTGAGCAACAACCAAAGCCAGCAGTGTCTCAGCCCCAAACATCTGCCTCTGAGCAAGAACCAAAGCCAGCAGTGTCTCAGCCCCAAACATCTGTCTCTGAGCAAGAACCAAAACCAGTAGTGTCTCAGCCCCGAATATTTACCTTTGAGCAACAACCAAAGCCAACAGTGTCTCAACCCCAAACATCTGTCTCTGAGCAAGAACCAAAGCCAGTAGTGTCTCAGCCCCGAATATTTACCTTTGAGCAACAACCAAAGCCAGCAGTGTCTCAGCCCCAAACATCTGTCTCTGAGCAAGAACCAAAGCCATCAGTGTCTCAGCCCCGAACATTTGTCTTTGAGCAAGAACCAAAGTCAGTAGTGTCTCAGCCCCAAACATCTGTCTCTGAGCAAGAACCAAAGCCACTAGTGTTCCAGCCCCGAACATCTATCTTTGAACAAGAACCAAAGCCAATAGAGTCTCAACCCCAATCATCACAAGAACCTCAATCAAAGGCACGAGTACTGCCATCTGAAACTGTTTCCAAGCTCGATGGTGGCGATGCAGAGCCCCTACCAGAGAGAAAGCGGGAGGAAAGTGAAGGAGGGAAGAAAGTTGTGCGAGAAAtaattgaagaaaagaaaacaagtgtTCCAGCTAATGAAGAACCAACAAAGAGCACAATCACGGAGCTTCTTACTTCAACAGCAGTTGCTGCTGGAACAAAGACTAAAGAACTCCTGAGTGCAGCATTTCCGGCTAAACAAAAGCAGAAGGAACAGAAGGAAGAAGCTTTTGACAGAAAGGAGGCAGTGGTCATCCAAAAACAGAGGACAGGAAAACGGATGGACATTGCAAGTTCAACACATTCGAAGGACGGGAAAACTACACAAGAACCCAACGAAGAACGACTTCCACTGCATGAAGAGGTAAGGAAAGATATTTCCAAAATTGTTCAAAAGCTGTCCACTGGCCATCTGACGGCAGAAAATCCAGCAAGTGTCGTAACCATAACTGGTGAAAACAGAGGAGCATCAATGCACTTAGGCTTAGACTCGGGCAAGAAAGAAGAATCTGTCCACATTCACCGCGGTTACAAGCTCAACCCAGATGAGAGCTCTGAAGCCACATCGGACGAAGAGGGGAGCTCCAAGGTTAAAAAGTCCAAAGATCCACAAAATCCGGCGCCGTCAAGGGTATATATCAATAGCAATATACAGAGTGTCAATAACTCGATTTTGATCAACAGTTCTGTCACTGAAAGGAACCCTGGCGTTAATTTAGTTGTATCTCATCGCCAAGAAGAGCCCATCAAACCAAGTGGTAAATTGGAGCCTCTTGAAGCTCGTAGGGCTGAATTCAACATCACCCCAGCCGAGAAGCTTACATATGATCCCGCGGTAAAAAGACGATGCCTCAGAGGCCTTTTTATGGAATCCAGTGACTCAGACCCGGATAATCCTGAAAAGCCCCGACGTCATGGTTGCCGGTATAACTGTGAAGTGAAGGACAAAGATGAGGAGATTGGGATTCACTGA
- the LOC133859205 gene encoding peptidyl-prolyl cis-trans isomerase FKBP53, which translates to MGFWGIEVKPGKPHPYHSDNVQGKLHITQATLGLGSSAERCILQCFKGHKNPIFLCSLLPDKNECCPLNLEFENDDLFAFSVIGPRSIHVSGYFVADDGGFVQDDYELDTSGEDIAETETEDSSEFDSEGDYDEDFIDDSDLEIYPTSPVPNSGVVIEEIVDDDKPTNGNGQLHRKKKNQSSDSRDHRESQQQIVVKNRGVSVLESEDEDGFPVSTTHKSNSNIQEPEGEAEQTEEKTTEKTKKKKKKKAKDDDNATGLKRKVESVDQDDHQERQKRKNKKQKEQVKGGEALESGNDTEINVPIEDEKRPEELKRIPNLNRVSPVVNDGDQKLSNKKGLDVNVDVVPGKNSLEEKKKKKKKKKKTTQESEGGTNTTQTASAMKNQEIEEKESEAKSSQVRTFPNGLIIEELAMGKPDGKRASPGKQVSVHYIGKLKNSGKIFDSNVGKAPFKFRLGIGQVIKGWDVGVNGMRIGDKRRLTIPPSMGYGAKRAGAIPPNSWLMFDVELVDVR; encoded by the exons ATGGGTTTCTGGG GAATCGAAGTCAAACCGGGCAAACCGCACCCTTATCACTCGGACAATGTGCAAGGAAAGCTTCACATTACTCAG GCAACATTAGGCCTTGGCTCGTCGGCAGAGAGGTGCATACTTCAGTGTTTTAAAGGACACAAGAATCcaatttttttgtgttctttgttACCGGATAAGAATGAGTGCTGCCCCTTAAATCTTGAATTTGAGAATGATGATTTATTTGCCTTCTCGGTGATTGGCCCCCGAAGCATCCATGTCTCTGGTTATTTTGTGGCTGATGATGGAGGTTTCGTTCAAGATGACTATGAATT AGATACTTCTGGGGAGGATATTGCTGAGACTGAGACAGAGGACTCATCTGAGTTTGATTCTGAAGGTGATTATGACGAAGACTTCATTGATGACAGTGATCTTGAAATTTACCCGACTTCACCTGTTCCAAACAGTGGAG TTGTAATAGAGGAAATTGTGGATGATGATAAACCTACAAATGGCAATGGTCAGCTACATCGAAAAAAGAAGAATCAATCAAGTGACTCCAGGGATCATAGAGAATCTCAACAACAAATTGTTGTCAAGAATCGTGGAGTCTCTGTTTTGGAAAGTGAAGATGAAGATGGTTTTCCTGTTTCTACCACACATAAAAGCAACTCAAACATTCAGGAGCCTGAGGGAGAAGCAGAACAGACAGAAGAGAAAACAACTGAgaaaaccaagaagaagaagaagaagaaagccaaAGATGATGATAATGCTACTGGATTAAAAAGAAAGGTTGAAAGCGTTGACCAGGATGATCATCAAGAAAG gcaaaaaaggaaaaacaagaagcaaAAAGAGCAGGTTAAAGGGGGAGAAGCTCTTGAATCTGGTAATGACACTGAGATCAATGTGCCTATTGAGGATGAAAAGCGGCCTGAGGAGTTGAAAAGGATCCCCAACCTGAACCGGGTTTCACCTGTTGTGAATGACGGTGATCAGAAGCTATCTAACAAGAA GGGCCTTGATGTTAATGTGGATGTTGTTCCTGGCAAAAATTCCTtggaggagaaaaaaaagaagaaaaagaagaagaagaagacaacaCAGGAGAGTGAAGGGGGAACTAATACAACTCAAACTGCTTCAGCTATGAAAAATCAGGagatagaagaaaaagaaagtgaagcCAAGTCATCTCAAGTGAGAACCTTTCCGAATGGGTTGATTATTGAGGAGCTAGCAATGGGCAAACCAGATGGCAAAAGAGCTTCTCCTGGAAAGCAG GTCAGCGTCCATTACATTGGCAAGCTAAAAAATAGTGGCAAAATTTTCGACTCGAATGTTGGAAAGGCACCCTTTAAATTCCGCCTAG GTATAGGACAAGTTATAAAGGGATGGGATGTTGGGGTTAATG GCATGCGTATTGGGGACAAAAGAAGACTCACAATTCCACCATCAATGGG CTATGGAGCTAAACGGGCTGGGGCGATACCACCAAATTCATGGCTCATGTTTGATGTAGAGTTGGTTGATGTTCGTTGA
- the LOC133861869 gene encoding enolase, which yields MSVNPRTYSSSFSIEKRTQLECEKPRADRTMATIKLVKARQIFDSRGNPTVEVEVFLSDDRMARAAVPSGASTGVYEALELRDGGSDYLGKGVLKAVANVNKIIGPALIGKDPTEQTKIDDYMVQQLDGTVNEWGWCKQKLGANAILAVSLAVCKAGALVKKIPLYQHIANLAGNKTLVLPVPAFNVINGGSHAGNKLAMQEFMILPVGASCFKEAMKMGVEVYHHLKAVIKKKYGQDATNVGDEGGFAPNIQENKEGLELLKTAIAKAGYTGKVVIGMDVAASEFYDHKDKTYDLNFKEEKNDGSQKISGDSLKNVYKSFVADYPIVSIEDPFDQDDWEHYAKLTGEIGEQVQIVGDDLLVTNPKRVAKAIKEKSCNALLLKVNQIGSVTESIEAVKMSKHAGWGVMTSHRSGETEDTFIADLAVGLATGQIKTGAPCRSERLAKYNQLLRIEEELGSAAVYAGSKFRAPVEPY from the exons atgtctgtgAATCCCAGAACCTACTCGTCGTCATTTTCTATAGAAAAAAGAACACAGTTAGAGTGTGAGAAACCTAGAGCGGATCGAACAATGGCTACGATCAAGCTTGTTAAAGCCCGTCAGATCTTCGATAGCCGTGGAAATCCCACCGTTGAA GTTGAAGTTTTTCTTTCCGATGATAGAATGGCTAGAGCTGCTGTACCAAGTGGTGCTTCTACTG gTGTCTACGAAGCCCTGGAATTGAGGGATGGAGGATCAGACTACCTTGGAAAAGGTGTCCTCAAG GCTGTGGCGAATGTGAATAAAATCATTGGACCTGCTCTGATTGGCAAG GACCCAACAGAGCAGACCAAAATTGACGATTATATGGTACAGCAGCTTGATGGAACTGTTAATGAATGGGGTTGGTGCAAGCAAAAG CTTGGAGCAAATGCTATTTTGGCAGTATCCCTTGCTGTTTGTAAGGCTGGTGCTTTGGTGAAGAAGATCCCCCTTTACCAG CACATTGCCAATCTTGCTGGGAACAAGACCTTAGTGCTGCCTGTTCCTGCTTTCAATGTTATTAATGGAGGTTCCCATGCGGGCAATAAACTGGCAATGCAG GAATTCATGATTCTCCCTGTTGGGGCATCTTGTTTCAAGGAAGCCATGAAGATGGGTGTAGAAGTATATCATCACCTGAAG GCTGTAATTAAGAAGAAGTATGGACAAGATGCAACTAACGTCGGTGATGAAGGTGGCTTTGCTCCTAATATTCAG GAAAATAAAGAGGGTCTTGAACTGCTAAAGACTGCTATTGCAAAAGCTGGATATACTGGAAAG GTTGTGATTGGGATGGATGTTGCTGCATCAGAATTCTATGATCACAAGGATAAGACCTATGATTTGAATTTCAAGGAAGAG AAAAATGACGGATCACAAAAAATATCAGGGGACAGCTTGAAGAATGTTTACAAGTCATTTGTGGCTGATTATCCAATTGTCTCCATTGAGGATCCATTTGATCAGGATGACTGGGAGCACTATGCAAAGCTTACCGGTGAAATTGGCGAGCAAGTGCAGATTGTTGGTGATGATCTTCTTGTCACAAACCCTAAg CGTGTGGCAAAAGCAATTAAGGAGAAGAGTTGCAATGCCCTTCTGTTGAAG GTGAATCAAATTGGTTCTGTAACTGAAAGTATTGAAGCTGTCAAAATGTCTAAACATGCTGGATGGGGTGTCATGACAAGCCACCGAAG TGGCGAAACTGAGGATACCTTCATTGCTGACCTTGCAGTTGGTTTGGCAACT GGCCAGATCAAGACTGGCGCACCTTGCAGATCAGAGCGCCTTGCCAAATACAACCAG CTTCTCAGGATAGAGGAAGAGCTTGGATCTGCAGCTGTATATGCTGGATCAAAGTTCAGAGCACCTGTGGAGCCATACTGA